ATACGCCTTTAATTATTGGAATGTAAGCTTAAATGTACGATTTTCTCTTCGAATAAGTCAGTCAAttaatgtttgatattaatacgcttaattttaacacaaattgaaaaatgtcCCCAACATGAAACTTGTCGGGGAGACGTTTTTAGTTGAAAGCTGTTTGTTTAGCAATCATCAATATCAAGTAATGATGTATGACCTATAACAGAAATTAATGAAGTCATTATATACCTGTTTTTATACTATTTCAAGAGAATAAAAAGACCCTTAAAtccaatatttacaaatattgaaaacaattcacattaaaacataagttatattaaatatatgggTATGTACACTATGGTTTTGgctaattgtatgttttaatatgaaatcaGTCAACAGCATTTCGACATTGCTTATAACTGGAAATACGATTATGTGTGGGTTTATTTTCCATTTGTCTTGTATAACACGATATAAAACAAGAGACGAGTACAAAAAGATAGGCGGACAAGAGGTTAAAGAATCGAAAAActattaatatcattaaaaaatgtagtttttttttcgaattaGAAATATGCGTCCAAGATGTAATGCATGGGCACGTATGTGCTAatttattgtgtgtgtttttttaatctgCAATCTCGATTTTCTTGAGCCTCACTTTGAAGGAATAATTAAACAGAAATCATAACTGAACTTCTTTTACAAACCAATAAAACACTATCTTTTTTAAGATTTCgaaatacttgaatattaatGACGTATGTAATGCTTTgcgtcagttttatttttgattttgcCATATaaggtaaaattaaaaatgtatcattttttagAGTTTGAAAATTCATTCTAATTAGGAATAGTGTCTTCAACCATCCATTTGAGGCGAGGGATGCCTTACACTTAGATAAAATCGTTGTTATATATTCGTCCAATATTGTGTTGCAATGCAACTTTACAATCAACTAAGACTTACTTTTTATAATGAGTTAAGGTTCATATCCGCCATATTACGAATGTCCAATACATTCCATGACGGTATTCGCCAAAACACGAACAATCGCGATAAGTTCAGTGACGATATTTGCTATATCACGATTGGCGGCCATATATTCCTGTCATTTTAGAAATACCCTGCATACAATGACAGGGCGATATTCACCATAACACGAATAAACGCCATACATTCCCAAGCGACATCTGTAATACTAGGTATGGCCGCCATACCATCCCGGGCGATGTCCGTTGACAAAGAATGGCTACTAGGGACCGAAGTAAGATTAAGCAGTTGCTATTGCCAGTAACCGGACAAGAAACCGACCGCTGCAAGGAGAAGAAGATTTAAGGcaaaaatgataataacaattttatttaacgaACATTTATGCCTAACTGTTGTGAAAtcattcaacattttaaatttaaaagcagttaatacatatgttactatatatagtaacacatttgtacagggatttcgcgattttgcatgactcagcgattatcagttttgcggcccgggccgattatcgattatcatttcgcggcccgtagaacgtttgcacgtgaattcaattttcgccttaaaatgaattttggcgactgtgaaataatgtcttgactaaattatcaaaatttattgatctgcttgaacatattcattgttaaaatcttaaagGGAGGCGAACGCAGTTTAGGAAGATATGctagtgtttgataaccagtgtgGACCGTTAGGGTGGAGTTTTTCATTCTgcgttgacattcaaaaaacaaaacaaagggagcggcaaaattgaatttacttgaaaaacagcaactgttcatacatgttgacattATTAATACGAGCTATTGGTTTATCTAAGTACAAACAGTTGTTCTACTTGCTAGGTGTTCAcgtttattgaattgaattcagttATTCAGACCATGAACCGAAagatgtcagtgattcgtacagaAAAATTCGGATAGACGTTGTGGACTGTTCATAGTgatcaattgaaattgaaatgggAACATAAAAGTGGCAACAAAATGCTGTTTGCCTGTTTGGCTCACTctcaaaaacgaaataaaagtaaatttattttgaGGGTGAGTTAACTCATCGTTGTCAAGCGAGagcaaaataagcacaattagatagcaggtaaactttaaaaagcaaactgtagacttacaaataagaaaaacatacatatgtattaaagacGTAAATACACGGCGAAGCCGGGCCGTTGAGTAAAAATTGGCCCTCGTGCTCATAATGTCCCTCGACTACGTCtcgggccattatgagtcactcgggccaattatcactcaacggcccggctacgccgtgtattaacctctaattAAGCTACTGCCAAAGTCTTTGTTAGTTAGTGTGCCTCTCCCGAAGTGTTCATCAGCCATCGTGCCTCTTCCGAAGTCCTGATGAGCCAGTGTTCTTCTTCCGAAGTCTGTTTGCGTCCCTCTGCCAATGGTTTTATAAGCCTTTTATTATGCATCTCTAGAATTCGCTATGAGCCTAATCCTGTTCCAAAGACTTGATGATATAATTTGCCTCTCCCAACGGCCAGATAAACGATTGTGTCTATGTCGaagtttcatttcattatgataCGTGCAAGTGGAACACACTTATCATGAAGAGGTTATACATTGTTTGGTGTTGCTTTCATGATGTTATTTAATCCGATGTTACAGATAACTATGttcatattaataaaacacttaataaaCTTACCTGCACATGTCTATTTTTTCTCCTATCCTAAATATCAGTaagcaaacacaaaatatatcttaacatATAGCTTAGCACTCATCAAAAACAAtagataacaaaaacatttcgtttgtttgtttcaacAACTGTTAACGTACATATTAGCGTTTATTCATCATATTTAACCGTTTTATCTATATTATCACGCACAATGGTTTAACCAATGGCTGTATTAAATGCTGTAATTTGATGACGCACAATGGTTTAACCAATGGCTGTATTAAATGCtgtaatttgatgtatttatttgtCGTGTCATAAAAcgtttatatttacttttaactaTATTACCTCAGGGCATATAATTGATCATCACTTGGTTTGAtgtgttttaaaacatgcagCGTTAATTCTATGATTGATAAAGTGTAAACTAGCTCCGTCAAATGGCTGTGCGTATTAGCAATACAATAATAAAGGTGTTTTCTTTCTGAATCAAATTAAACACGCAAGCAATCGAAAAAGCAATTAAATCTAAATAAGTCTTGTTTAacgcacaaaacaaaatatggcCACAATACAGTGACATTTTTAATAGAGTACATTCACAAAAAACAAACCACAAACCTACTCATTAGAACAAATATAATAAGCAGAGCAGAACATAACGTACTGTTTATTAAGACCTCTGTATCATTGAATCGCCTTAACACAAGTCACATacgtatacatgtacaaatatgtatttcacGCGTATAAACGTACCCCAGCAGTTCTGTTCGCACCTAGAACACTAGACACAAACCATAATATTTATGATTCGTCTTTCTATAAATGAATTACCAAGGTTGTCATTGAACCCACATTGTTGCGGATACGTGGTCTTCTACTAAGACGTTTGACTGTCAACCCAGGGGTCGCAGATTCGACCCCCACCAATTTACTATTCACTGACACAAGTTAAAGAACTAAACAGCTCTTACAAGGAACATACATTccattattgttaatattgttttatgtttaaaattgaaggTTGTTCTGTTTAATGGCCGATGTAACTACGCATGTAATTCAGCGAaataaattattgcaaaatgaGTACCATTTTTGTGTACAAAAATGTACTggacaatgtaaatattgacgAACGCGTTGCGCACTTAGCTTAATAGAATATAGTTAACATCATTATGTTTTGTCACATGTAAATAAGTTGCATATACACATTCATTCCGCATGCACAAAATGtaaagttatttatataaatttattcagTAGTGGATACAGTTGAATAAGTACGCGGACGATCgatgatgttattttttttaacttgccAACGAGTATTTTCAGTATTCCATCAATCATTAAGCTATGTTTTCAAAGGCTCAATGAATCATAGTTGCCTGATGCATGGTGAACTTATTTAATGTAATGTGTCTTATGAATGGGCTTCGTGCGAAGGTATAGAGGGGTCGTGgaagatatgtttatattttataaagaggGACATTCATACAGTAAGAAGattaaaatttgtttgtgaTCAATATATGAGGAAATATATGTCTTCAATTTGgaaaacatattcttcaaatcATTTGTGGTGggattttcatattaatatttcgACAGTATATTTCAAAGGgctttaaagaaaaatactcaaaattCGTTTTACCCCCAACTGTACTTTGTGACATGTATTCATAATAGAGAAATATCCTGGGCCCCATTTTCATAGATCATAACTCTCTAGGCGTTactccatttttataaagatcgtAAGGCTTAACTCTCTAGGCTTTactccatttttataaagatcgtAAGGCTTAACTCTCTAGGCGTTactccatttttataaagatcgtAAGTCTTAACTCTCTAGGCGTTactccatttttataaagatcgtAAGGCTTAACTCTCTAGGCGTTGctccatttttataaagatcgtAAGGCTTAACTCTCTAGGcgtttttccatttttataaagatcgCAAGGCTTAACTCTCTAGGCGTTactccatttttataaagatcgtAAGGCTTAACTCTCTAGGCGTTactccatttttataaagatcgtAAGGCTTAACTCTCTAGGCGTTTCTCCGTTTTTATAAAGATCGTAAGGCTTAACTCTCTAGACGTTACtccattttaataaagatcGTAAGGCTTAACTCTCTAGGCGTTactccatttttataaagatcgtAAGGCTTAACTCTCTAGGCGTTactccatttttataaaaatcgtAAGGCTGAACTCTCTTGGCGTTactccatttttataaagatcgtAAGGCTTAACTCTTTAGGCGTTactccatttttataaagatcgtAAGGCTTAACTCTTTAGGCGTTactccatttttataaagatcgtAAGGCTTAACTCTCTAGGCGTAACTCCGTTTTTATAAAGATGGTAAGGCTTAACTCTCTAGGCGTTactccatttttataaagatcgtAAGGCTTAACTCTCTAGGCGTAactccatttttataaagatcgtAAGGCTTAACTCTCTAGGCGTTactccatttttataaagatcgtAAGGCTTAACTCTCTAGGCGTTactccatttttataaagatcgtAAGGCTTAACTCTCTAGGCGTAACTCCGTTTTTATAAAGATCGTAAGGCTTAACTCTCTAGGCGTTactccatttttataaagatcgtAAGGCTTAACTCTCTAGGCGTAactccatttttataaagatcgtAAGGCTTAACTCTCTAGGCGTTactccatttttataaagatcgtAAGGCTTAACTCTCTAGGCGTAactccatttttataaagatcgtAAGGCTTAACTCTCTAGGCGTAACTCCGTTTTTATAAAGATCGTAAGGCTTAACTCTCTAGGCGTAactccatttttataaagatcgtAAGGCTTAACTCTCTAGGCGTTactccatttttataaagatcgtAAGGCTTAACTCTCTAGGCGTAACTCCGTTTTTATAAAGATCGTAAGGCTTAACTCTCTAGGCGTAACTCCGTTTAGGGCATAAGCTGCTTTTCAATAACAATACCGTAAGGACATTTACAGCATAGATTCTGTTCGTAACATTATGGTTGTACACGAGCACTCGTAAGACGGGGTCctgattttttattaaactttgcCGAGTTAAACCATCAGGCAATAAGTAATTTTGCGTACTTTGACGTTGGTTGAAAATCCTCCGATGAACACACATAGCTGACCTCTGCCATTGGTTAAGATATGCACATTAAAATGTCTAAGCTCCGGAGTAGTTTAAATGATCTTAAAAGTAACATGTATGAGCTCTGTTATTGGTTGCAAAAGtaacaaacatttatcatgTATTCAGTTGCAAATTATAAACTATGGTTTCAAATTTCGTTGTTGACAAAGTAAGCAATTTAACCCATTATTTATTTCcgattttatttagtttataaaaatgtaaaacaacagAACAACAAAGAAACTTTCTCCAGCACAACTTTCATTGAAAGCATCCGTAACGATGGTATCATCTGAAAAGAGATATAGACCATCATGCTACACTCGTTCAAACATCCTTCCATGTCTTTAGCAATGAATCAAAGAAATTCtactattaattttaataattgtatatagTAAGGATTTAAACCAAGGTGCATATATTGTTAGTCTATACAAATCAATACCGTTGAGTGTATCCCCTGAGCTACAATCGAAACGGCCAGTAGAGGATTAATAACCACCGCTAGCACGATGACTTGATCCGTATCCACTGCTTCCAATACCATGTCCGCTACTGAGTCCGCTAACGTATCCGCTTCCGCCACCATATCCACTCGTGTATCCGCTTCCACCACCATATCCACTTCCATATCCGCTTCCGCTACCATATCCACTCGTGTATCCGCTGCCGTATCCGCTTCCGCCACCATATCCACTTCTTCCATATCCGCTTCCGCTACCATATCCACTCGTGTATCCGCTGCCGTATCCGCTTCCGCTCCCGTATCCACTACCAAGTCCGCCTATGCTACCATATCTGCCCCCGTGTCCGATTCCACCACCATATCCACTCGTGTATCCGCTCCCGTATCCACTTCCGCTCCCGTATCCACTACCATATCCGCCTATGCTACCATATCCACTCCCGTATCCGCCTCCGTGACGGCTTCCCCCACCATATCTGCTGCCGTATCCGCTTCCCCCACCATATCCACTAAGGTATCCACCGCCACTACCATATCCACTTCCGTATCCACTACCATGTCCGCCTATGCTACCATATCCACTCCCATATCCGCTTCCAGTACCATATCCGCTTCCATATCCCATGCCGGATAGGCTACCATATCCGCTCCCGTATCTCCTGCCGTATCCGATTCCACTACCGGATCCATGTCCGCCCCCGTGTCCCGTGTGGCCTCCGTGCCTTCTGTATCCGCCGCCTGAATGACCGTACGTTGAATAACCCTGACCGTTCACGGCCACGATTGAAACAACCGCAAGGAGTAGAATACACAAGGCGCTCATTTTGATCTGAAAatgattcaacatttttatttcgtttGAAAATAAACGCAGGGCAAAAGAATGAGGACACTTTCACTaattatatattacaaataacacCGTAATCAAAAGGTTAAGACTATTGTCGacgataaaaaatataattcgaACCCCATTTTTGCAAGTGCTTTGACACAAAAAGTGACGCATGATTgtgtgaataaaacatttttcaatcaaCGAACACTAACGAACATTAAGAAAACGTATGATTTGCCTTCTTCAAAGGAAGAGTAAAAAAAACAGCCACCAAGACTGTTCGCCAAATCTCCGATTTGTTTAAATTCGAGCATATTAAGGATGCTTCAATATAGATGGAAAAATATTAGTTAAGATTTCATTCCTCGAAATGTTTCATATTAGACTGTCATAAATCACACATATATTGCAATCCATTTATCACCGAATTAATTTACCTGCAACTGTTAAAATGTCCGTATATCTTAAAAGTATAGTACGAAAGCGTTTGCATCGTGCTGCGTTtcttatttatacaaattttagaacATACTTAGCACTCTGTCATCGTTTAGAATAGTTCCGTCTCTCTTCCACCTTGAACAACGCTCAGTGATtcttttaaccaatgaaatttGATGTTATAGACTCATTCCATCATTTAGAACGCAAGATCGTGTCCTATTACTTTTGTATTTTAGCAGATTAGTTAGTATTCAGAATAGAATTGATCACCTCGAATTTTATATTTCGTTTACAATGattattgttataattgataggaattaattgttaatttctgttttgaaTCGGTAAACAAAACAGAGAATTAATCACGTTTGGTCTATTGTTGTGGTGCAAGACCACCAGAAATCATATAGAGATGactgtttacaaaaaaatcacataaaGATTGTTCAATGAGTATGCCGTTTTTCATGAATTGGTTACCTAATTAGATGGTCCATTACgaaatgcattaaatgtttgCAGGTATTACACATAGATGACGATTATTGGATGATGAATTGCTATCGTaggtaaaataatgaaaagaaaaacaattgtcaCTGTATCTATCATAGCTTTGTTGTTGTCTGCATCCTCGTGCGATGATGTCGTGAATCGTTCAACTCTGGCTTTCATGTTTTACTTGTTTGACTGAGAAACAAATAGAAGAACATTGGCGTTTGCTCTGTTGAAGTTTTGTTTAAGGTGTATAACAcgcattttaatcatatttgtaATATCTAATGTAAATGGATAAAGGCTGGGCGTCGGTGtattacatgtgtatgtgcgggggtcggggggggggggggtcgctTGTTAATAAAATTAGAATTATAGCCGTTCATTATGTCACAGAATCAACTATTtagtaaatgtatttattaattcataACTGTTTCCAAATATCACAACACTCAAATATGATGGAATTTATTTACAGCCTCAATCATTTTTACATGGCTTAGATTTGCTAAAGAGATGGTTCATAGTGGTATCTTTAACTTTCTTTGGACTTTTAATAACAgccttttggtatttttatataCCAACACActaaaaaattaacatttctttttaactaGCTGTAGATACGTATTACACAAGAATATTTTTCTGTGAGGTGGAGAAATACTGTTTTAATGACATCAATATAAAAACGAATGAATGAAACATATTGAAGATAAATGTTAAGACATGATgcttttaacataattttataaaaatcatgtaaaattatattaaaaaaacaataggcAACAGTTATCTAAGGGAAGGAGGAATGATTTTTAACCTTTGGACAAGTATTGTAATATTTgaagttgtttaaaaatgttttcaaaaggCTTTTTTGTgtccatttaaggaatgaattgcggggttgatgtcattatcggtgtATGAACGCtgttgggctggtcaaagtgtgtggagtccgataATCAAGTGCTGAgagcttagttatgtaaggacgccatatttaactatatacatttttatgagGAATTCTTCCTCAAAAACcagaaggcaagtactcttcgAAGTAGTGCCATTATATCCACGGCTTATATGAGATTCCagcaattcattgagtctatctgcccaactagctgcaggaaacattttaattttacgaattttctttaaaataacacACCATTAAATTCAGGATGAGCAGTACTGTCAGTAATTAACGATTTaggactactattgtacttgcatgtaatataataatgaccatttacaaagtttgagaaagttttccttaattgatGATATTCCGTTATAAGTTTTTCCGTCGAAAGTTTACTGCAAGAGCTGATTTGTTATCTGTGCATATTCTAGtgaatcttatcaactgtgtaaaaaaacacaccatatgatggtgaactaggaacatctccatctGAAGAAGTAtaattagttattttaaaattgaaatgatcataattatcataaagattgaaattcaatttattttttaaactccaagattaaactataataattgattacaaAGAAGCATTTTGGTAAGTCACCACTCATGCTTAGAATCTATCCCTACTAAGAGACCTTATTCCTTTCTCTAGAGGCGGTATGGAATTCCGGACAAGACCATTCTTTGACCAGCATATCTTCAtatccttgaaaattcctctagAGCTTAAGCAACTAGGCTGACTTTATTAACAATACATTTGTGTtttacgggggggggggggggtgtattTAAGTGCCTGGATGGAAAAAGGCA
This genomic stretch from Mya arenaria isolate MELC-2E11 chromosome 10, ASM2691426v1 harbors:
- the LOC128206357 gene encoding keratin-associated protein 6-2-like, which gives rise to MSALCILLLAVVSIVAVNGQGYSTYGHSGGGYRRHGGHTGHGGGHGSGSGIGYGRRYGSGYGSLSGMGYGSGYGTGSGYGSGYGSIGGHGSGYGSGYGSGGGYLSGYGGGSGYGSRYGGGSRHGGGYGSGYGSIGGYGSGYGSGSGYGSGYTSGYGGGIGHGGRYGSIGGLGSGYGSGSGYGSGYTSGYGSGSGYGRSGYGGGSGYGSGYTSGYGSGSGYGSGYGGGSGYTSGYGGGSGYVSGLSSGHGIGSSGYGSSHRASGGY